The Methanolobus sp. WCC4 genome includes the window GGCTGCAATGCCTGTGCCGCAAAACTGCATGTTGGCGGCGAGCCCGAAGTGCTTGAGATGGAAAAACGTCTTGAGGATGCAGGAAAGAATGTGGTCGGATGGGTGATCCCGAGTGCTGCCTGCAGTGTGGCCTCATTCGATTCACTTATTGAAAAGAACCCTGCTATAAAGGATGCAAAGGCAATCCTCGTGATGGCCTGTGGCAGTGGTGTTTCCATTGTTTCCGGCGTTGCGGACGTACCCGTCTACCCCTCTAACAACACTGAATCACTTGGCGGTCGTTCTCGTGGAGAAGTTATCCCTGAACTCTGTGCCATGTGTGGGGATTGTACAGTTTACTATTTTGGCGGGATCTGTCCAAAAGGACAATGTCCGAAACAACTTCTGAACGGGCCATGTGGAGGAGCTATTGATGGGAAGTGTGAGGTAGACCCTGAAAAGGACTGCGTCTGGGAGCTTATCTACTGCAAGCTTGAGAAGAGTGGAAGGCTTGACCTGCTGGAGAAGGTGTGGCCAGTAGAAGAAGTAACTGAATGAATGCATCAATGATAAGCTCACAGAGTCAGTGAAGAATTCGAAAACCAAAGACAAACAGTTGCCTTCAGTGAGTTTTTTGAAATTATTGCTCATAGTACTCATGGTCTGTTTGTTAAGTGGAAGAAGAAGATAGACGTATTTCATATTTTATTTCTGCTATTTTTTGATCATACCAGACCGGACTTTGCTCAGTTGAAAGTTCTGGCCATAAAATATTAATAAATTGCTAAATATTTAGTAAATACTCTCACATAAATATTGAGAGTTATATTGGAACCCAGTGTACCAACAAATACAAGGTCATGACGAACTCGTATCAAGTCCTGATATCATAGCCAGAGATTACATGGCCTTGTACCCCCAAAACAATATCCTTACCAGCTATGCGTATGGAAATGCAAGGACAGATAAAATGGACATTGAGCACGAGTTCAAACAGAAGATGCATGTGGATGTCCTCTTTGATAGCAGCATGTTAAAAGTTCTTGGAGCTATGGTAGCAGCAACATTGATACTGTATATCCTGTGCTTCCAGTCACCCGAATGCAGGATACTTATCTATCTCACCTGGTACGCGGGATTTATCGTTCTACTGCTGAAAGAGCGCACTGTTGTCGAGCTGACATCTCACATGATAATCGTCCACAGACCTCTTTTCCATCCTCTCATCATAGATAGACAGAACATAACAGATGTGCAGGTCAAAAAGAACACGAACTATCCATTCCGATGGGGACTGTACATGATCGCATTGATCATTGCAGGATCCCTTGCTTATGACTCCTTCTACGACATCCTGTCCGGGATACATGGAAGGACTATAACAGGAGAGATACTTGTCATCCTATCAGAATCCATCTTCGTTTTCCTGATAATAGTCGTCTTCATTGGAATGCGAAGAAAACTTCCACACCCCACTGTTCTGAGAATAGATACTGACAAACAATACTTCTTTTTCTATCCGAAGGAAACGGAAGAATTCAGAAAGAGGATCGAAGCACAGGATATGGTTCAACATGGATAATATGGATAAAAATGAGAGCTTCAAAGCAAAAATGAGTGTGGATATCATCGGTGATCTCAGACTACCCGCGATAATAATCGTTCCACTTATCTCACTGTTAGCTCTGATGGTTCTGGGTGTTGATACACTGATATTTGATATAGTTTACATATCCGTCTGGTATCTATGCCTCCTTGCAATCGTTCTACAGGATATTACCAACGTTGAAGTGGACAAA containing:
- a CDS encoding methylenetetrahydrofolate reductase C-terminal domain-containing protein, with protein sequence MIISSAKPFEEILELLKDEDDIFIVGCNACAAKLHVGGEPEVLEMEKRLEDAGKNVVGWVIPSAACSVASFDSLIEKNPAIKDAKAILVMACGSGVSIVSGVADVPVYPSNNTESLGGRSRGEVIPELCAMCGDCTVYYFGGICPKGQCPKQLLNGPCGGAIDGKCEVDPEKDCVWELIYCKLEKSGRLDLLEKVWPVEEVTE